A DNA window from Streptococcus sp. LPB0220 contains the following coding sequences:
- a CDS encoding sensor histidine kinase, with the protein MLTRIKKTVGEDDFSYFIRYFGLFTLIFSAMTLIIIQVMRSSLYTTVDENLKTLSQDPYSLVAIAYRDQRQSNTKGDDNDHEMMIPDHDKSEPKGDVTSNTTVVLLNKKYENLTTGNGFLNFKTVTFGRKLLNKVSQLQITNSYGKKESYRAYMAELSLSDDESDSDIKYAVVMTNISQLEQTSEEHESQIALVMICFWGISLFASLFLARLSVKPLLESMQKQKAFVENASHELRTPLAVLQNRLETLFRKPEATIMESSENIASSLDEVRNMKLLTTNLLNIARRDDGLKPEMEDIEPSFFDQTFSNFEIIAEENDKLFRGDNQVDKVICSDRTLLKQLMTILYDNALKYTDEDGEIQFEVQLKDKNLLLRVLDNGPGIRDEDKKRIFDRFYRVDKARTRQKGGFGLGLSLAKQIVEAFKGTIQVKDNKPKGTIFEVKLSIKTESRKKNRS; encoded by the coding sequence ATGCTAACCAGAATTAAGAAAACTGTCGGAGAAGATGATTTTTCCTACTTCATCCGATATTTTGGGCTCTTTACTTTGATATTCTCAGCCATGACCCTGATTATCATCCAGGTCATGCGCTCGAGTCTCTATACAACGGTCGATGAAAACCTCAAGACTCTCAGTCAGGATCCATACTCACTTGTAGCGATTGCTTATCGAGACCAGCGACAGTCAAATACCAAAGGAGATGATAATGATCATGAGATGATGATCCCAGATCATGATAAATCAGAACCTAAAGGGGATGTCACATCCAATACCACTGTTGTTTTGCTCAATAAAAAATATGAAAACTTGACAACCGGTAATGGGTTTTTAAACTTCAAAACGGTGACGTTTGGTCGAAAGCTCCTCAACAAGGTTTCCCAGCTTCAAATTACAAATAGCTATGGGAAAAAAGAAAGTTACCGGGCTTATATGGCAGAGTTGAGTTTATCTGATGATGAAAGTGATAGTGATATCAAGTATGCGGTTGTCATGACCAATATCAGTCAGCTAGAGCAGACCAGTGAAGAGCACGAAAGCCAAATCGCCCTTGTCATGATCTGCTTCTGGGGAATCTCTTTATTCGCTAGTCTCTTCTTAGCACGTCTCAGCGTCAAGCCCCTTCTTGAGAGTATGCAAAAGCAAAAGGCTTTCGTGGAAAATGCTTCCCATGAGTTGCGGACGCCTTTAGCAGTTCTGCAAAATCGCCTCGAAACGCTTTTTAGAAAGCCTGAAGCGACCATTATGGAATCGAGTGAGAATATTGCATCCAGCTTGGATGAAGTTCGAAATATGAAGCTCTTGACTACCAACCTTCTTAACATTGCCCGAAGAGATGACGGCTTGAAGCCGGAGATGGAAGATATCGAACCAAGCTTTTTCGATCAGACCTTCTCGAATTTTGAGATCATTGCGGAAGAAAATGATAAACTCTTCCGAGGAGACAATCAGGTGGACAAAGTCATTTGTTCTGATAGAACGCTCCTCAAGCAATTGATGACCATTCTCTATGACAATGCCTTGAAATATACCGATGAAGATGGCGAGATCCAGTTTGAAGTCCAGTTGAAGGATAAAAATCTTCTTTTGAGAGTACTGGATAATGGTCCAGGGATTCGAGATGAGGATAAGAAACGGATTTTTGATCGTTTTTACCGGGTCGACAAGGCCAGAACCCGTCAGAAAGGTGGATTTGGTTTGGGGTTATCCCTCGCTAAGCAGATTGTAGAAGCCTTTAAAGGGACCATTCAAGTCAAAGATAATAAACCAAAAGGGACCATCTTTGAAGTGAAATTATCCATTAAGACGGAAAGTCGTAAAAAAAATCGTTCATAA
- a CDS encoding VOC family protein, with product MSSKMLHTCLRVENLEKSIAFYQDAFGFEEKRRKDFPDYKFTIVYLALPGDDYELELTYNYDHGPYVIGDGYAHVALSTPDLEGLNAEHKAKGYEVTEPKGLPGTQPNYYFVVDPDGYKVEVIREK from the coding sequence ATGAGTTCAAAAATGTTGCACACTTGCCTTCGTGTGGAAAACTTAGAAAAATCAATCGCTTTTTACCAAGATGCTTTTGGTTTTGAAGAAAAACGTCGGAAAGATTTCCCAGACTATAAGTTTACGATTGTTTATTTGGCCTTGCCTGGAGATGACTATGAGCTGGAATTGACTTACAATTATGATCATGGTCCATATGTCATCGGAGATGGCTATGCTCACGTTGCCTTGAGTACTCCTGATCTAGAAGGTTTGAATGCGGAACACAAGGCTAAAGGCTATGAAGTGACAGAACCAAAAGGTCTTCCAGGGACGCAACCGAATTACTATTTCGTTGTAGATCCGGATGGGTATAAAGTAGAAGTCATTCGCGAAAAATAA
- a CDS encoding polysaccharide deacetylase family protein, whose product MRFKHTKTILLIITNLLLLSLLYIGYQKIQRVREQKAYQDQFAKVTQLEKSSEKGKDVQVQKGILGTSYVTAYYPTKDGQPVEIVKEKIQEDLQRLGSDEKTKEPKHLTFYHSEEAEAPFVGYHPIQIKRAEYQYKKGKFIKDETVKLPLFYLDDENNPLTLSQVFADPDGAKQIFLEELRGNLAFRQLDEESIDQMVAHFSELDLSQWEFQYEKGNFTIPFPTKVKGDDTFTVPLSKFYDVIDSERLLPDDLASYESYIEERHRKMIALTFDDGPDPTTTPQALAILKKYNAKATFFMVGKNVSANPDIAKQVRKEGHQIGNHTWDHPQLPKLSLDNAKKEILDTQEAIQKATGVQTKITRPPYGAINSAIQYGVDQSFIMWDVDSLDWKTHNTTAILNEVKKEVKPGSIILMHDIHQTTIDALPTVLDYLKSQGYTFVTVDELLDYQLESHRIYYNGN is encoded by the coding sequence ATGAGATTCAAACACACGAAAACTATTTTATTAATCATTACAAATCTCCTTTTACTGAGTCTTTTGTATATCGGCTATCAAAAGATTCAAAGGGTTCGTGAACAAAAGGCCTATCAGGATCAGTTTGCCAAGGTCACCCAACTCGAGAAAAGCTCTGAAAAAGGGAAAGATGTTCAAGTTCAGAAAGGGATTTTAGGAACTTCTTATGTGACGGCTTATTATCCTACTAAAGATGGACAGCCTGTTGAGATTGTGAAAGAGAAGATCCAAGAAGACCTTCAGCGTCTAGGATCCGATGAGAAAACCAAGGAGCCAAAGCATTTGACCTTCTACCATAGTGAAGAAGCAGAAGCGCCTTTTGTTGGTTATCACCCTATCCAAATCAAACGGGCTGAATACCAGTACAAAAAAGGGAAATTCATCAAAGATGAGACGGTGAAGTTGCCCCTCTTTTACTTGGATGATGAGAACAATCCTCTGACCCTGAGCCAAGTTTTTGCGGATCCAGATGGAGCCAAGCAGATCTTTTTGGAGGAATTACGGGGAAATCTAGCCTTTCGTCAGCTGGACGAGGAAAGCATTGATCAAATGGTTGCCCACTTCTCAGAGTTGGATTTGAGCCAATGGGAATTCCAATATGAAAAAGGAAATTTCACCATTCCATTTCCAACCAAGGTTAAGGGAGATGATACCTTCACTGTTCCCTTGTCTAAATTCTATGATGTGATCGATTCAGAGCGCTTGCTTCCTGATGATCTAGCTTCTTACGAATCCTATATAGAAGAACGCCACCGTAAGATGATTGCTCTGACTTTTGATGATGGACCAGATCCAACCACGACTCCTCAGGCGCTGGCCATCTTAAAGAAATACAATGCTAAAGCTACCTTCTTTATGGTTGGAAAAAATGTCAGCGCGAATCCGGATATTGCTAAGCAAGTCCGCAAAGAAGGTCATCAAATCGGGAACCATACCTGGGATCATCCTCAGTTGCCAAAATTGAGCTTGGATAATGCTAAAAAAGAAATCTTGGATACCCAAGAAGCTATTCAAAAAGCGACAGGTGTGCAGACCAAGATTACCCGTCCTCCGTATGGAGCCATCAATAGTGCCATCCAATACGGTGTCGACCAATCCTTCATCATGTGGGATGTGGATAGCCTAGATTGGAAGACGCATAATACGACGGCTATTCTCAATGAAGTGAAAAAAGAAGTCAAACCGGGTTCGATTATCCTCATGCATGATATCCATCAAACCACGATTGACGCTCTACCGACCGTCCTTGACTACCTCAAATCACAAGGCTATACCTTTGTAACGGTGGATGAATTGTTGGATTATCAACTTGAAAGTCATCGCATTTATTACAATGGAAATTAA
- a CDS encoding DEAD/DEAH box helicase: MKEQFPQSWKDQLETLGFDAFTEIQEQIFSPIYEGENVLGISPTGTGKTLAYLFPSLLKLKPKKAQQLLILAPNTELAGQIFDVTKQWAEPLGLQTQLFLSGSSQKRQIERLKKGPEILVGTPGRIFELIKLKKIKMMNVETIILDEFDQLLSDSQYHFVDKISHYAPRDHQHIYMSATAKVDPDQLEENTLRITVDGVSLDNIQHFYMQVDRRDKVELLRKLAYVEDFRGLAFFNSLSDLGSAEEKLQYRGVEAVSLASDVNVKYRKVILERFKDHQLTLLLATDLVARGIDIEHLECVINYDIPRDVETYTHRAGRTGRMGREGYVITFITHPKELKSLKKYASVRELVLKNSELFLNE, translated from the coding sequence ATGAAAGAACAATTTCCACAAAGCTGGAAAGACCAGTTAGAAACACTCGGATTTGATGCATTCACTGAAATTCAGGAACAGATCTTCTCCCCTATCTATGAAGGAGAAAATGTCCTCGGGATCAGTCCTACCGGTACAGGTAAGACACTCGCCTATCTCTTTCCGAGCTTGCTCAAACTCAAACCGAAGAAGGCCCAACAACTCTTGATTTTGGCTCCTAATACAGAATTAGCAGGACAAATTTTTGATGTCACCAAACAATGGGCAGAGCCTCTCGGTCTCCAGACACAACTCTTCCTTTCAGGATCTAGTCAAAAACGGCAAATCGAACGCCTCAAAAAAGGACCCGAAATCCTGGTTGGGACGCCTGGTCGGATCTTTGAACTGATCAAGCTGAAAAAGATCAAAATGATGAATGTGGAAACCATCATTTTAGATGAATTTGACCAACTACTGAGTGATTCTCAGTACCACTTCGTCGACAAGATCAGCCACTATGCTCCCCGCGACCACCAACATATCTACATGAGCGCCACAGCCAAGGTCGATCCAGATCAGCTAGAAGAAAATACCCTTCGCATTACGGTTGATGGAGTTTCTTTGGACAATATTCAACATTTTTATATGCAAGTGGATCGGCGTGACAAGGTCGAATTGCTCCGCAAACTCGCCTACGTCGAAGATTTTCGTGGTCTGGCTTTTTTCAACAGCCTATCTGATCTGGGTAGTGCTGAAGAAAAACTACAATACCGGGGTGTTGAGGCCGTATCGCTCGCAAGCGATGTCAATGTCAAATACCGCAAGGTCATTCTGGAACGCTTCAAAGACCATCAGCTGACCCTCTTGCTGGCCACCGATTTAGTCGCTCGTGGAATCGACATTGAACATCTTGAGTGTGTGATTAACTACGATATTCCTCGTGATGTGGAGACCTATACCCACCGTGCCGGTCGAACAGGACGAATGGGGCGTGAGGGCTATGTAATCACCTTTATCACCCACCCAAAAGAACTCAAATCCTTAAAAAAATACGCTTCTGTACGTGAACTGGTTTTAAAAAATTCCGAACTCTTTTTAAATGAATAA
- a CDS encoding Gfo/Idh/MocA family protein, producing MLKLGIIGTSWISHEFITAAHQAGHYHLQAVYSRKMKTAQEFCEPYGAISCYTDVIDFLDSELDVVYIASPNSLHFAQAKLAILAKKHVIIEKPAVTNPSEWKELIKLANEHQVYLFEAARNYQEAAFQVVKNFLSNQEILGANFTFAKYSSKLPALLAGEMPNIFSDVYAGGALMDLGVYCLYLAIGFFGAPLSSHYTAQQLPNSVDLYGQGVLIYPDFQVAIQAGKNITSHLPAEIYTKTGTLTLNAVAAINQARFVSHSGEVIDLPIQPCPHQMQEEAEAFALAIAHQKPAAYLEWLQTAEQVHETLYQMRQSAEIQFKDEKE from the coding sequence ATGTTAAAGCTGGGAATTATTGGTACGAGTTGGATTTCACATGAATTTATTACAGCTGCTCATCAGGCAGGCCACTATCACTTGCAGGCTGTGTATTCAAGAAAGATGAAGACGGCTCAAGAGTTTTGTGAGCCTTATGGGGCGATCTCTTGCTACACGGATGTCATCGACTTCTTAGACAGTGAGCTGGATGTGGTCTACATTGCTAGCCCTAATTCTCTTCACTTCGCTCAGGCCAAGCTTGCTATTCTGGCCAAGAAGCATGTCATCATTGAAAAACCGGCTGTGACCAATCCTTCTGAATGGAAAGAACTGATCAAGCTCGCTAATGAGCACCAGGTCTATCTCTTTGAAGCTGCCAGAAATTACCAAGAAGCAGCCTTTCAAGTAGTTAAAAACTTCCTCTCTAACCAGGAAATATTGGGTGCCAACTTCACCTTTGCCAAATATTCTTCTAAATTGCCAGCCCTTCTTGCAGGTGAGATGCCCAATATTTTCTCAGATGTCTATGCAGGTGGAGCCTTGATGGATCTGGGAGTCTACTGCCTCTACCTGGCCATTGGCTTCTTTGGAGCTCCACTCTCCAGCCACTACACCGCTCAGCAATTACCCAATTCGGTTGATCTCTATGGTCAAGGTGTCTTGATTTATCCAGATTTTCAGGTTGCTATTCAGGCAGGGAAAAATATCACCAGCCATCTACCTGCTGAAATCTACACCAAGACTGGAACACTAACTCTCAATGCTGTAGCAGCCATCAACCAGGCTCGCTTCGTCAGCCATTCTGGGGAAGTCATCGACCTTCCAATCCAGCCCTGCCCACACCAAATGCAAGAAGAGGCGGAAGCCTTTGCCCTTGCCATCGCTCATCAAAAGCCTGCTGCTTATCTTGAATGGTTACAAACAGCTGAGCAGGTCCATGAAACCCTCTACCAGATGCGTCAAAGCGCTGAAATACAATTTAAGGATGAAAAAGAATGA
- a CDS encoding glycosyltransferase family 2 protein yields MTISVVVPCFNEEESIPLFYREMERVRMKMGEKFEYIFINDGSSDGTLSVLRKLHVTDSNVHYLSFSRNFGKEAALYAGLERASGEYVTVMDVDLQDPPELLIEMKQKLEEQPNLDCVGTRRVTRDGEPPIRSFFARMFYKLINHISQVEMVDGARDFRLMRRPMVDAIMELSEYNRFSKGIFAWVGFETEYLEYKNVERVAGETSWNFWSLFKYSIEGIVNFSDVPLNIAFIGGLLSWILAFIMMILIVIRTLVFGDPTSGWPSLMTVILFLGGFQLLTIGILGKYIGKIFMETKKRPIYVIKEKSK; encoded by the coding sequence ATGACCATATCAGTTGTAGTCCCATGTTTTAACGAAGAAGAATCAATTCCATTGTTTTATCGAGAAATGGAACGTGTTCGGATGAAGATGGGAGAAAAGTTTGAATATATTTTTATAAATGATGGCTCTTCAGATGGTACACTATCCGTTCTTCGAAAGCTACATGTTACAGATTCAAATGTGCACTACCTTTCTTTTTCTCGAAATTTCGGAAAAGAGGCCGCACTATATGCTGGACTTGAGCGTGCTAGTGGTGAATATGTGACAGTCATGGATGTAGATTTGCAGGATCCCCCGGAGTTATTGATTGAAATGAAGCAGAAGTTGGAGGAACAGCCGAATTTAGACTGTGTCGGAACAAGACGCGTAACCCGTGACGGGGAACCACCGATCCGCTCTTTCTTTGCACGGATGTTTTATAAATTGATCAATCATATTAGCCAAGTGGAAATGGTGGACGGGGCGCGTGATTTCCGTTTGATGCGCCGTCCCATGGTCGATGCTATCATGGAGTTATCGGAGTACAATCGTTTTTCAAAAGGGATTTTTGCATGGGTAGGATTTGAGACAGAATACCTCGAATATAAAAATGTCGAGCGCGTGGCAGGAGAGACGTCTTGGAATTTTTGGTCCCTTTTTAAGTACTCGATTGAAGGGATTGTCAATTTCTCGGATGTCCCATTAAACATTGCCTTTATTGGTGGACTGTTATCTTGGATTTTGGCCTTTATCATGATGATTTTGATTGTAATCCGCACCTTGGTCTTTGGGGATCCAACTTCTGGATGGCCTTCCCTCATGACAGTGATTCTTTTCCTTGGAGGGTTCCAATTATTGACCATTGGGATTTTAGGGAAATATATTGGTAAGATCTTCATGGAAACCAAGAAACGTCCAATTTATGTTATCAAAGAGAAAAGCAAGTAA
- the rfbD gene encoding dTDP-4-dehydrorhamnose reductase: MILITGANGQLGTELRHLLDERNEEYVAVDVAEMDITNADKVDEVFAEVKPTLVYHCAAYTAVDAAEDEGKELDYAINVTGTENVAKASEKHGATLVYISTDYVFDGKKPVGQEWEVDDQPDPQTEYGRTKRMGEELVEKHVSNFYIIRTAWVFGNYGKNFVFTMQNLAKTHKTLTVVNDQHGRPTWTRTLAEFMTYLAENRKEYGYYHLSNDAEEDTTWYDFAVEILKDTDVEVKPVDSSQFPAKAKRPLNSTMSLAKAKATGFVIPTWKDALKEFYKQEVK, encoded by the coding sequence ATGATTTTAATTACAGGTGCAAATGGTCAACTTGGAACGGAGCTTCGCCATTTGTTAGACGAACGAAATGAAGAATATGTAGCTGTTGATGTAGCTGAAATGGACATCACAAATGCAGATAAAGTTGACGAGGTATTTGCGGAAGTAAAACCAACCTTGGTCTACCACTGTGCTGCTTACACAGCTGTTGATGCTGCGGAAGATGAAGGTAAAGAGTTGGACTATGCGATCAACGTGACTGGTACGGAAAATGTAGCAAAAGCGTCTGAAAAACACGGTGCAACCTTAGTTTATATCTCAACGGACTACGTTTTTGATGGTAAAAAACCTGTGGGACAAGAATGGGAAGTAGACGATCAACCAGATCCTCAAACAGAGTACGGTCGTACCAAACGTATGGGGGAAGAATTGGTTGAGAAACATGTCTCCAACTTCTATATCATCCGTACGGCTTGGGTCTTCGGGAACTACGGTAAGAACTTTGTCTTCACCATGCAAAATCTTGCGAAGACACACAAAACACTTACAGTCGTCAACGACCAACATGGTCGTCCAACCTGGACACGTACTCTTGCTGAGTTCATGACTTATTTGGCTGAAAACCGTAAGGAATATGGTTATTACCACCTATCAAATGATGCTGAAGAAGATACAACTTGGTATGACTTTGCAGTTGAAATCCTCAAAGATACGGATGTAGAAGTGAAGCCAGTGGATTCCAGCCAATTCCCAGCTAAGGCGAAACGCCCACTGAACTCAACAATGAGTTTGGCAAAAGCGAAAGCAACAGGATTTGTTATTCCAACTTGGAAGGATGCTTTGAAAGAGTTTTATAAACAAGAAGTGAAATAA
- a CDS encoding oligosaccharide flippase family protein has protein sequence MNVLKKVNIMNDRDFSKISSKQNYIWNMLGTISSSLVSVVLLLLASRLLDPKSSDIFSIAFALGQQFYVLGYFQIRNMQSTDVQEKYTFNSYHNTRIVTLLLMILTSFFYIIIQGYDLYKSLIVLLLVLYRAFDAYSDVFQGFFQQHNRSDLAGKILFYRSWVCIIIFGLCLFLSNSLMISSVIVCLANIFLTIILDYRISKKFFDIDFLPSLKNDSSNIISILKDAFPLFLNGFLITYVYNEAKIDIDTLLAQGYFSNGIQRDFNVLFMPVFVLSLLFFILRPLTTQLSIYWYEKRYKLFYKQVHILFSVMFILGLIIIGIGYLVGTEVLGFVYGTSLVQYKVPFTILLTAGILNVLALVIDVVLTIFRRQSYLVIAYIVTFFIAKLITMSFVMNNGILGAAVSFLISMTVFLISSFLIYLYVSYKSLKLKSQ, from the coding sequence ATGAATGTATTAAAGAAGGTAAACATAATGAATGATAGAGATTTTTCAAAAATTTCTTCAAAACAGAATTATATTTGGAATATGTTAGGAACGATCTCATCATCTTTAGTGTCAGTTGTTCTTTTGTTGTTAGCTTCAAGGTTACTTGATCCAAAAAGTTCAGATATTTTCAGTATAGCCTTTGCATTGGGACAACAATTCTATGTGTTAGGATATTTTCAAATACGAAATATGCAGTCGACAGATGTACAAGAAAAATATACTTTTAATTCATATCATAACACTCGTATTGTGACGCTATTGTTAATGATACTAACTTCTTTTTTCTATATTATTATACAAGGATATGATTTGTATAAAAGTTTAATTGTGTTATTGTTAGTACTATATCGTGCGTTTGATGCTTATTCAGATGTATTTCAGGGTTTTTTTCAACAACATAATAGATCAGATTTAGCCGGAAAAATTTTATTTTATAGAAGTTGGGTCTGCATCATCATTTTTGGTTTGTGTTTATTTCTCTCAAATTCATTAATGATTTCAAGTGTTATAGTTTGTTTAGCAAATATTTTTCTTACAATAATTTTAGACTATAGAATTTCGAAGAAATTTTTTGATATTGATTTTTTACCATCATTGAAAAATGATAGTTCTAATATCATTTCAATTTTAAAAGATGCTTTCCCATTATTTTTAAATGGTTTTCTAATTACTTATGTTTATAATGAAGCTAAAATAGATATTGATACATTATTAGCACAGGGCTATTTTTCAAATGGTATTCAAAGAGATTTTAATGTTTTATTTATGCCGGTATTTGTTTTATCTCTGTTATTTTTCATTTTACGTCCATTAACAACTCAGCTATCAATTTATTGGTACGAAAAGAGATATAAATTATTTTACAAACAGGTTCATATTCTTTTTTCTGTAATGTTTATTTTAGGTTTAATAATTATTGGTATCGGTTATTTAGTAGGTACAGAAGTACTTGGATTTGTGTATGGTACTTCTTTAGTACAATATAAAGTTCCATTTACTATATTGCTTACAGCAGGTATTTTAAATGTTCTTGCATTGGTTATTGATGTCGTATTGACAATCTTTAGGAGACAATCTTATTTAGTTATTGCCTATATAGTTACATTTTTTATTGCAAAACTTATTACAATGTCTTTTGTAATGAATAATGGTATTTTGGGAGCTGCCGTTTCATTTTTAATTTCAATGACTGTTTTCTTAATATCTAGTTTTTTAATTTATCTTTATGTAAGTTATAAGAGTTTGAAGTTAAAATCTCAATAA
- a CDS encoding glycosyltransferase family 2 protein, translating into MTNPAISIIIPVYNAQEGIKQCMDSLLNQSFTDFEIILLNDGSTDNSLEVIKKYSADNDFIRVIDKENEGVAKTRNKGIQLANGKYIVFIDNDDFVDSDYLERFYNEIDQEQLDIVLGGYKRVNQEMKTLFKQDLTQSEWSKYIVVAPWARIYRTSFLIDNNIQFFDYPIGEDVIFTLTAYNLTEKIKIIDYNGYNWFFNEKSISNTSQRGFNPNIDIVYFLSHLLQVAGDSKYIRYFIKRYYIWYLLFSGRAASSSSFMDQYRRIKQWVSKENIDSNLTPLSSEITGERIQTVISVMAFRTLERLRLVSLFSRFYCKGKEN; encoded by the coding sequence ATGACAAATCCAGCAATTTCTATAATAATTCCTGTATATAACGCACAAGAGGGAATTAAACAATGTATGGATTCTCTTCTTAATCAATCATTTACAGATTTTGAGATTATTCTTTTAAATGATGGCTCTACAGATAATAGTTTAGAAGTTATTAAAAAGTATTCAGCTGATAATGATTTTATCCGAGTAATTGATAAAGAAAATGAGGGAGTTGCTAAAACCAGAAATAAAGGTATACAACTTGCCAATGGGAAGTACATTGTATTTATCGATAATGATGATTTTGTTGATTCAGATTATTTAGAACGTTTTTATAATGAAATAGATCAAGAACAACTAGATATTGTTCTTGGGGGTTATAAGCGTGTTAATCAGGAAATGAAGACACTTTTTAAGCAAGATTTAACACAGTCTGAATGGTCTAAGTATATAGTCGTTGCTCCTTGGGCACGTATTTATAGAACTTCATTTTTAATAGATAATAATATCCAGTTCTTTGATTATCCAATAGGTGAAGATGTTATCTTTACTTTGACTGCTTACAATTTAACAGAAAAAATTAAAATAATTGATTATAATGGCTATAATTGGTTTTTTAACGAGAAGAGTATCTCAAACACATCTCAAAGAGGCTTTAATCCGAATATAGATATTGTGTATTTCCTGAGTCACTTGCTTCAAGTTGCTGGTGATTCAAAATATATTCGCTATTTTATTAAACGATATTACATTTGGTACTTACTCTTTTCTGGAAGAGCCGCTTCAAGTTCGTCATTTATGGATCAATATAGAAGAATTAAACAATGGGTTTCTAAAGAAAATATTGATTCAAATTTAACACCATTATCATCTGAGATAACTGGAGAAAGAATTCAAACAGTTATTTCTGTAATGGCTTTTAGAACTTTAGAACGTTTGAGATTAGTTTCACTGTTTTCGAGATTTTACTGTAAAGGAAAGGAGAACTAG
- a CDS encoding glycosyltransferase family 2 protein has translation MRVLMIIPAFNEEESIFDTVTSILNYRKKVDYDLDYVVINDGSTDKTKQILEENHFNAVHLVMNLGIGGAVQTGYKYALAHDYDVAVQFDGDGQHDIESLSELLDPIRKNEADLVIGSRFVGDVKSEFQTTFMRRFGIGVISNLIKWTTGQRVLDTTSGYRLADKAIIKQFANRYPIKYPEPETIVHILKRKYKVVEKPANMFERTGGVSSITPIKSIRYMIEVCSSILIAAFMREGE, from the coding sequence TTGAGAGTTTTAATGATAATTCCTGCCTTCAATGAGGAGGAAAGTATTTTTGATACGGTAACAAGTATCTTGAATTATCGTAAGAAAGTGGATTATGATTTGGATTATGTTGTGATCAATGATGGATCAACAGATAAGACAAAACAAATTCTGGAAGAGAACCATTTTAATGCTGTTCATCTTGTGATGAATCTTGGAATTGGTGGTGCGGTTCAAACAGGATACAAATATGCACTAGCGCATGATTATGATGTAGCAGTTCAATTTGACGGTGATGGCCAGCATGATATTGAGTCTTTATCGGAATTGCTAGACCCAATTCGAAAAAATGAAGCAGATCTAGTTATCGGATCTCGTTTTGTTGGTGATGTTAAGTCTGAATTTCAGACGACTTTTATGCGACGTTTTGGTATAGGAGTTATTTCAAATCTGATTAAATGGACAACAGGTCAAAGAGTCTTGGACACAACATCGGGATACCGATTAGCTGACAAAGCTATTATAAAACAATTTGCTAATCGTTACCCAATTAAATATCCAGAGCCTGAGACGATTGTTCACATTTTGAAACGTAAATATAAAGTTGTGGAAAAACCTGCCAATATGTTTGAACGTACAGGTGGAGTGTCCTCCATTACCCCTATCAAGTCTATTCGTTATATGATTGAAGTATGTTCATCTATTTTAATCGCAGCATTTATGAGGGAGGGTGAATAA
- a CDS encoding DUF2304 domain-containing protein — protein sequence MSVLSIVMLVASIFFLYLVIRNINKNNILFEQAFMWIVISLVMIIISIFDVIPGYFAGLLGFELTSNFLLSLAIFFLLVIAFLQTMTLSKQKEQIKHLVQELSILKSQVETKEENDDQ from the coding sequence ATGTCAGTGTTATCTATTGTTATGTTAGTGGCTTCAATCTTCTTTCTTTATCTAGTTATTAGAAATATCAACAAAAATAATATCTTATTTGAACAGGCATTCATGTGGATTGTCATCAGTCTGGTCATGATTATTATTTCAATTTTTGATGTTATTCCTGGTTATTTTGCAGGGTTACTTGGGTTTGAATTGACATCAAATTTTTTACTGTCGCTTGCTATATTTTTCTTATTAGTTATCGCTTTTTTGCAAACCATGACTTTGTCAAAACAAAAAGAACAGATAAAGCATTTAGTTCAAGAATTATCTATTTTAAAAAGTCAAGTAGAAACGAAAGAGGAGAATGATGATCAATAA